The proteins below are encoded in one region of Rhodoluna lacicola:
- the rplD gene encoding 50S ribosomal protein L4, translating into MAETTKLDVLDVAGKKAGSVDLPAELFDAQTNVPLIHQVVVAQQAAARQGTSSTKRHGEVSGTGKKPFKQKGTGRARQGSLRAPQMRGGYVTHGPKPRDYDQRTPKKMKAAAVRGAVSDRARNGRLHVINEFAIGKTPSTKAAAAILAQLTQRRNVLIVLDRTDDLSYKSLRNIQGVHVLPVDQLNAYDILLSDDLVFTKAALDAFIAGPAKGASAKAVASSSEVEA; encoded by the coding sequence ATGGCAGAAACCACAAAGCTTGACGTTCTAGACGTTGCAGGTAAGAAGGCAGGGTCAGTTGACCTTCCTGCTGAACTGTTCGACGCACAGACCAACGTTCCACTAATCCACCAGGTTGTTGTTGCCCAGCAGGCAGCAGCTCGCCAGGGTACTTCATCAACCAAGCGTCACGGTGAAGTTTCTGGAACCGGTAAGAAGCCTTTCAAGCAGAAGGGAACCGGTCGCGCGCGTCAGGGTTCGCTTCGTGCTCCACAGATGCGCGGTGGTTACGTCACTCACGGTCCAAAGCCTCGTGACTACGACCAGCGCACACCTAAGAAGATGAAGGCTGCTGCGGTTCGCGGTGCTGTATCAGACCGCGCACGTAACGGTCGTCTACACGTAATCAACGAATTCGCAATTGGCAAGACTCCTTCAACAAAGGCAGCTGCTGCGATCCTTGCTCAGCTAACTCAGCGTCGCAACGTGTTGATCGTTCTAGACCGCACCGATGACCTGAGCTACAAGAGCTTGCGCAACATCCAGGGCGTTCACGTTCTGCCTGTTGACCAGCTAAACGCTTACGACATTCTGTTGAGCGATGACTTGGTATTCACCAAGGCAGCACTTGACGCATTCATCGCTGGCCCAGCTAAGGGTGCATCAGCTAAGGCTGTTGCTTCTTCATCTGAAGTGGAGGCGTAG
- the tuf gene encoding elongation factor Tu, with amino-acid sequence MAKAKFERTKPHVNIGTIGHVDHGKTTLTAAITRVLHDAFPTLNTASAFDQIDNSPEEKQRGITINISHVEYQTEKRHYAHVDAPGHADYIKNMITGAAQMDGAILVVAATDGPMPQTKEHVLLARQVGVPYIVVALNKSDMVDDAEILDLVEMEVRELLNTYEFPGDDAPVIKVSALKALEGDAEWGKRVLELMDACDTHIPEPQRDTDKPFLMPVEDVFTITGRGTVLTGKVERGQVNVNDEVEIVGIREKQKTTVTGIEMFRKLLDYAEAGENVGILIRGIKREEVERGQVVCKPGSITPHTGFDANVYILSKDEGGRHNPFYANYRPQFYFRTTDVTGVITLPAGTEMVMPGDTTEMSVELIQPIAMEEGLRFAIREGGRTVGAGTVTKITK; translated from the coding sequence ATGGCTAAGGCGAAATTCGAGCGCACCAAGCCGCACGTCAACATTGGTACCATCGGTCACGTTGACCACGGTAAGACCACTTTGACTGCTGCGATCACCCGTGTTCTACACGACGCGTTCCCAACACTAAACACCGCATCTGCATTCGACCAGATCGACAACTCTCCAGAAGAGAAGCAGCGCGGTATTACCATCAACATCTCACACGTTGAGTACCAGACCGAGAAGCGCCACTACGCTCACGTAGACGCTCCGGGCCACGCCGACTACATCAAGAACATGATTACCGGTGCAGCTCAGATGGATGGTGCGATTCTTGTAGTAGCAGCAACTGACGGTCCTATGCCTCAGACCAAGGAGCACGTGCTTCTTGCTCGCCAGGTTGGTGTTCCTTACATCGTTGTAGCGCTAAACAAGTCAGACATGGTTGATGACGCAGAAATCCTAGACCTAGTAGAGATGGAAGTTCGTGAACTTCTAAACACCTACGAGTTCCCTGGCGATGACGCACCTGTTATCAAGGTTTCAGCTCTAAAGGCACTTGAGGGTGACGCAGAGTGGGGCAAGCGCGTTCTTGAGCTTATGGATGCATGTGACACTCACATTCCAGAGCCACAGCGCGACACCGACAAGCCATTCCTTATGCCTGTTGAAGACGTTTTCACCATCACTGGTCGTGGAACCGTTCTTACTGGCAAGGTAGAGCGTGGTCAGGTTAACGTGAACGACGAAGTTGAAATCGTTGGTATCCGCGAGAAGCAGAAGACCACCGTTACCGGTATCGAAATGTTCCGTAAGCTACTTGACTATGCAGAAGCAGGCGAGAACGTAGGTATCTTGATCCGTGGTATCAAGCGTGAAGAAGTTGAGCGCGGCCAGGTTGTATGTAAGCCAGGCTCAATCACTCCTCACACTGGTTTCGACGCAAACGTCTACATCCTTTCAAAGGATGAGGGTGGCCGTCACAACCCGTTCTACGCAAACTACCGCCCACAGTTCTACTTCCGTACCACTGACGTGACTGGTGTTATCACCCTTCCTGCTGGTACTGAAATGGTTATGCCTGGCGACACCACCGAAATGTCAGTTGAGCTAATTCAGCCAATTGCTATGGAAGAGGGTCTTCGCTTCGCTATCCGTGAAGGTGGACGTACCGTTGGTGCGGGTACCGTAACCAAGATCACCAAGTAA
- the rplB gene encoding 50S ribosomal protein L2, protein MAIRKYKPTTPGRRGSSVSDFAEITRTTPEKSLLRPLSKTGGRNASGRITTRHIGGGHKRQYRVIDFRRHDKDGVPAVVAHIEYDPNRTANIALLHYADGEKRYIIAPNKLKQGDRIEQGATADIKPGNALPLKNIPVGTVIHAIELKPGGGAKMARSAGASVRLVAKDGPYAQLRLPSGEIRNVDARCRATIGEVGNAEQSNINWGKAGRMRWKGKRPTVRGVAMNPVDHPHGGGEGKTSGGRHPVTPWGQAEGRTRKPNLPSDKLIVRRRTANKKR, encoded by the coding sequence ATGGCTATTCGCAAATACAAACCAACGACTCCTGGTCGTCGTGGTTCGTCAGTTTCAGATTTTGCTGAAATCACACGCACCACTCCAGAGAAGTCACTACTTCGCCCATTGTCAAAGACTGGTGGACGTAACGCATCTGGTCGCATCACCACTCGTCACATCGGTGGTGGACACAAGCGTCAGTACCGCGTTATCGACTTCCGTCGTCACGACAAAGATGGTGTTCCAGCAGTTGTAGCTCACATCGAGTACGACCCAAACCGTACCGCTAACATCGCGTTGCTTCACTACGCAGATGGTGAAAAGCGTTACATCATTGCGCCGAACAAGCTAAAGCAGGGCGACCGCATTGAGCAGGGTGCAACCGCTGACATCAAGCCAGGAAACGCTCTTCCATTGAAGAACATTCCAGTAGGTACCGTTATCCACGCAATTGAATTGAAGCCAGGCGGCGGAGCAAAGATGGCTCGCTCAGCGGGTGCATCAGTTCGTCTAGTTGCTAAGGATGGACCTTACGCACAGCTTCGTCTACCTTCAGGTGAAATCCGAAACGTAGACGCACGTTGCCGCGCCACCATTGGTGAAGTTGGTAACGCCGAGCAGTCAAACATCAACTGGGGTAAAGCAGGCCGTATGCGTTGGAAGGGCAAGCGCCCAACCGTTCGTGGTGTTGCTATGAACCCGGTTGACCACCCACACGGTGGTGGTGAAGGTAAGACTTCTGGTGGTCGTCACCCAGTTACCCCATGGGGTCAGGCTGAGGGTCGCACACGCAAGCCAAACCTTCCAAGCGACAAGCTAATCGTCCGCCGTCGTACCGCTAACAAGAAGCGTTAA
- a CDS encoding asparaginase, whose product MIDFEAGDLVPIANLVRNDLVESQHFGIACLVDPSGKLLAEHGNSKKLIYPRSAVKPLQAVAARRAGLRLAGAELAISAGSHHGTKAHTDLVLSILNSVGLGEEALQCPVAWPTNSAARAQATEETKACFNCSGKHAGFLAACVAAGWSTDSYLDPTHPLQKLIVEVFEEYSGEPVSHSTVDGCGAPLHAVSLLGLAKALGKFASEDSETAQAMMQNPWAVADAKSPDALIMQHGSSSKTGIVSKLGAEGVFIVANTDGFAAAVKVADGALRPAPLVAIKLFLDHGLMTQEVHDQLATQIAPEVLGGDNPVGYFAASI is encoded by the coding sequence GTGATTGATTTTGAAGCCGGCGACTTAGTTCCAATTGCAAATTTGGTACGCAATGATTTGGTTGAGTCGCAGCACTTTGGCATCGCCTGCTTAGTTGATCCATCGGGCAAGCTGCTTGCCGAGCACGGTAATTCCAAAAAATTGATCTACCCGCGCAGTGCCGTCAAACCGCTTCAGGCAGTTGCCGCCCGACGCGCGGGACTCAGATTAGCCGGCGCAGAATTAGCAATATCTGCGGGCAGTCACCACGGCACCAAAGCACACACCGATCTGGTGCTCTCAATTCTCAATTCCGTTGGCCTTGGCGAAGAAGCATTGCAGTGCCCGGTTGCCTGGCCGACCAATTCGGCCGCTCGTGCACAGGCAACTGAAGAAACCAAAGCCTGCTTCAATTGCTCTGGCAAGCACGCCGGTTTTCTTGCCGCCTGTGTAGCCGCCGGATGGAGCACCGATTCCTACTTGGACCCAACTCACCCGCTGCAAAAATTAATTGTTGAAGTCTTTGAAGAGTATTCGGGCGAGCCGGTTTCACACTCAACTGTTGACGGTTGCGGCGCACCGCTGCACGCTGTCTCGCTGCTGGGCCTGGCCAAAGCTCTCGGCAAGTTTGCGTCTGAAGATTCTGAGACTGCTCAGGCCATGATGCAAAACCCCTGGGCCGTCGCCGATGCCAAAAGCCCAGACGCCCTGATCATGCAGCATGGTTCTAGTTCAAAGACCGGCATCGTTTCAAAGTTGGGGGCCGAGGGCGTTTTCATTGTTGCCAACACCGATGGCTTCGCCGCTGCCGTAAAGGTTGCCGACGGCGCTCTTCGACCGGCACCATTGGTGGCCATCAAACTGTTTTTGGATCACGGACTAATGACCCAAGAAGTTCACGACCAGCTTGCTACCCAGATTGCCCCAGAGGTCCTTGGCGGCGACAACCCGGTTGGTTATTTCGCGGCCTCGATCTAA
- the rplW gene encoding 50S ribosomal protein L23: MTEIQKDPREVIIKPVVSEKSYNLIDNGKYTFEVDPRSNKTEIKQAIEAIFNVKVDKVNTLNRVGKTRRTKFGLGKRKDTKRAIVSLKSGSIDIFTTAG; the protein is encoded by the coding sequence ATGACTGAAATTCAGAAGGACCCACGCGAAGTAATCATCAAGCCTGTTGTTTCTGAGAAGAGCTACAACTTGATCGACAACGGCAAGTACACCTTTGAGGTTGACCCTCGCTCGAACAAGACTGAAATCAAGCAGGCTATCGAAGCGATCTTCAACGTAAAGGTTGACAAGGTCAACACTCTTAACCGCGTTGGTAAGACTCGCCGCACCAAGTTTGGCTTGGGCAAGCGCAAGGACACCAAGCGTGCAATCGTTTCCCTTAAGTCCGGCTCAATCGACATTTTCACCACTGCCGGTTAA
- the rplP gene encoding 50S ribosomal protein L16, with protein MLIPRKVKHRKQHHPKRAGAASGGTTVAFGEYGIQALTPAYVTNRQIESARIAMTRHIKRGGKVWINIYPDRPLTKKPAETRMGSGKGSPEWWVANVKPGRVLFEVAGVSEELAREAMTRAIHKLPLKARIIKRVEGDA; from the coding sequence ATGTTGATTCCTCGTAAGGTAAAGCACCGCAAGCAGCACCACCCAAAGCGTGCGGGTGCAGCATCAGGTGGAACCACCGTTGCATTCGGTGAGTACGGAATTCAGGCACTAACACCTGCATACGTAACCAACCGCCAGATTGAGTCAGCGCGTATTGCAATGACTCGTCACATCAAGCGTGGTGGAAAGGTATGGATCAACATCTATCCAGACCGTCCACTAACCAAGAAGCCTGCGGAAACTCGCATGGGTTCAGGTAAGGGTTCACCGGAGTGGTGGGTTGCCAACGTCAAGCCAGGTCGCGTACTTTTCGAAGTTGCCGGTGTATCTGAAGAGCTTGCTCGTGAAGCAATGACCCGCGCAATCCACAAGCTGCCTCTAAAGGCACGCATCATCAAGCGAGTAGAAGGTGACGCATAA
- the rpsJ gene encoding 30S ribosomal protein S10, whose protein sequence is MAGQKIRIRLKSYDHEVIDTSARKIVDTVTRAGATVVGPVPLPTEKNVVCVIRSPHKYKDSREHFEMRTHKRVIDIIDPTPKAVDSLMRLDLPADVNIEIKL, encoded by the coding sequence ATGGCCGGACAGAAAATCCGCATTCGACTTAAGTCATATGACCACGAGGTTATTGACACTTCGGCACGCAAGATCGTCGACACAGTTACACGTGCCGGTGCGACTGTGGTGGGCCCAGTGCCTTTGCCTACCGAGAAGAACGTGGTCTGTGTGATCCGCTCTCCTCACAAGTACAAGGACAGCCGCGAGCACTTCGAGATGCGCACCCACAAGCGCGTCATCGACATCATTGACCCAACTCCTAAGGCAGTTGACTCATTGATGCGTCTCGACCTTCCTGCCGATGTCAACATCGAGATCAAGCTCTAA
- the rpsQ gene encoding 30S ribosomal protein S17 produces MADKKVETSAAEARGYRKTRRGYVVSDKMDKTIVVEVEDRVMHPLYKKVIRRSTKVKAHDETNSAGIGDLVIINETRPLSATKNWRLVEIVEKAK; encoded by the coding sequence ATGGCTGACAAGAAGGTAGAAACTTCAGCTGCAGAAGCTCGCGGTTACCGCAAGACTCGTCGTGGCTACGTAGTTAGCGACAAGATGGACAAGACCATCGTTGTAGAGGTAGAAGACCGCGTAATGCACCCGCTTTACAAGAAGGTTATTCGTCGCTCAACCAAGGTCAAGGCACACGACGAAACTAACTCAGCAGGTATCGGTGACCTAGTCATCATCAACGAGACCCGTCCACTATCTGCTACCAAGAACTGGCGCCTAGTCGAGATCGTCGAAAAGGCCAAGTAA
- a CDS encoding pirin family protein has protein sequence MLIQPRSVKLTTRTGVEVRRTLPHRDLKMIGAWCFVDHFGPTEQTDGMVVAAHPHTGLQTVTWLIEGAIEHRDSIGSVQIINPGQLNLMTAGQGIAHSELSLRGPENLHAVQLWIALPKGAIDTAPEFEHQNNLPVIIHEDFQATVLAGEFMGKTAMTKTFSPMIGAELRFDRQISTRIPLNSQFEYGFMLASGDLKVNGLPVPVSGLYFVAAGAESVLLEASPDAIVLMLGGEPFGEKILMWWNFIGRSHQDIAKAREEWNAQTGQRFAAFEDSIGGYIPAPDLPSVSLQAR, from the coding sequence ATGCTGATCCAGCCGCGCTCCGTAAAACTAACAACCCGAACCGGGGTAGAGGTTCGTCGCACGCTGCCGCATCGCGATCTGAAAATGATTGGCGCCTGGTGCTTCGTGGATCACTTTGGCCCAACCGAGCAAACTGACGGCATGGTCGTGGCCGCCCACCCGCACACCGGATTGCAAACCGTGACCTGGCTGATCGAGGGGGCTATCGAGCACCGCGATTCAATTGGCTCGGTGCAAATTATCAATCCCGGCCAGCTAAATCTGATGACCGCCGGCCAGGGCATCGCCCACTCTGAACTATCGCTTAGAGGTCCAGAGAATCTGCACGCCGTTCAACTTTGGATTGCGCTACCAAAGGGTGCAATTGACACCGCCCCAGAGTTCGAGCATCAGAACAACTTGCCGGTAATCATTCACGAAGACTTTCAGGCCACCGTGCTTGCCGGCGAATTCATGGGTAAAACGGCAATGACTAAGACCTTTTCGCCGATGATAGGGGCAGAACTGCGATTTGACCGCCAAATTAGCACCCGAATCCCATTAAATAGCCAGTTTGAGTACGGTTTCATGCTGGCCAGTGGGGACTTGAAGGTAAATGGGCTGCCAGTGCCCGTATCGGGGTTGTATTTTGTTGCCGCGGGCGCCGAGAGCGTGCTGCTCGAGGCCAGCCCGGACGCCATCGTGCTGATGCTGGGCGGGGAGCCTTTCGGCGAGAAGATCCTGATGTGGTGGAATTTCATCGGCCGCAGCCACCAAGATATCGCCAAAGCTCGCGAAGAGTGGAACGCCCAAACCGGCCAGCGCTTCGCAGCCTTTGAAGACAGCATCGGCGGCTACATCCCAGCCCCAGATCTGCCCAGCGTCTCACTTCAAGCCCGATAA
- the rpsS gene encoding 30S ribosomal protein S19 encodes MPRSLKKGPFVDDHLFQKVAKQNEAGTKNVIKTWSRRSMIVPAMLGHTIAVHDGRKHVPVFVTETMVGHKLGEFSPTRTFRGHVKDDRKGKRK; translated from the coding sequence ATGCCACGTAGTTTGAAAAAAGGTCCATTCGTAGATGACCACCTATTCCAGAAGGTCGCTAAGCAGAATGAGGCTGGCACCAAGAACGTGATCAAGACCTGGTCTCGCCGTTCAATGATTGTTCCAGCCATGCTGGGCCACACCATTGCGGTACACGACGGTCGCAAGCACGTACCTGTATTCGTCACTGAGACCATGGTTGGTCACAAGCTTGGCGAATTCTCTCCAACCCGCACCTTCCGTGGTCACGTGAAGGACGATAGAAAGGGAAAGCGTAAATAA
- the rplN gene encoding 50S ribosomal protein L14: protein MLQQESRLKVADNTGAKELLVIRVLGGSKRRYAGLGDLIVCTVKDAIPGGNVKKGDVVKAVVVRTKKETRRVDGSYIKFDENAAVIIKKDGEPQGTRIFGPVGRELRDKKFMKIISLAPEVI, encoded by the coding sequence ATGCTTCAACAGGAGTCAAGACTCAAGGTTGCCGATAACACCGGCGCCAAAGAGCTTTTGGTTATCCGTGTGCTCGGCGGTTCAAAGCGTCGTTATGCGGGTCTAGGAGACCTAATCGTTTGCACCGTCAAAGATGCGATCCCTGGCGGCAACGTCAAGAAGGGTGATGTCGTTAAGGCGGTTGTAGTTCGCACTAAGAAGGAGACCCGTCGCGTAGATGGTTCTTACATCAAGTTCGACGAAAACGCAGCAGTGATCATTAAGAAAGATGGCGAGCCTCAGGGCACCCGCATCTTCGGCCCAGTTGGCCGCGAACTTCGCGACAAGAAGTTCATGAAGATCATCTCGCTAGCACCGGAGGTAATTTAA
- the rpmC gene encoding 50S ribosomal protein L29, which produces MAIGSKNLQPADLDKIEDSVLVEELKKAREELFNLRFQSATGQLESHGRLRAVKRDIARIYTIIRERELGIRAVPTATAAKKAPAKKAADAAPVAETQEA; this is translated from the coding sequence ATGGCGATCGGTTCAAAGAACTTGCAGCCGGCTGATCTCGACAAGATCGAAGATTCAGTTTTGGTTGAAGAACTAAAGAAGGCTCGTGAAGAACTTTTCAACTTGCGTTTCCAGTCTGCGACTGGCCAGCTTGAAAGCCACGGACGACTACGTGCAGTAAAGCGCGACATCGCTCGTATCTACACAATCATCCGTGAGCGTGAACTTGGTATTCGTGCAGTTCCAACTGCAACTGCTGCCAAGAAGGCTCCAGCAAAGAAGGCAGCTGACGCTGCCCCAGTTGCAGAAACTCAGGAGGCATAA
- the rplV gene encoding 50S ribosomal protein L22 → MQALAKVRHIRITPMKARRVVNLIRGKQAAEAMAILKFAPQAASEPIFKLVQAAVANAKVKADASNTFFNEDDLFVSEAFVDEGTTLKRFQPRAQGRAFQILKRTSHITIVVATPDELVAKAAKKTAKKGGN, encoded by the coding sequence ATGCAAGCTCTAGCTAAAGTTCGCCACATTCGCATCACCCCAATGAAGGCTCGTCGAGTTGTAAACCTAATTCGTGGAAAGCAAGCCGCTGAGGCAATGGCAATTCTGAAGTTCGCCCCACAGGCAGCGTCAGAGCCAATCTTCAAGTTGGTTCAGGCAGCAGTTGCAAACGCAAAGGTTAAGGCCGATGCAAGCAACACTTTCTTCAACGAAGATGACCTATTTGTATCTGAAGCTTTCGTAGACGAAGGTACAACCCTTAAGCGTTTCCAGCCTCGTGCTCAGGGACGCGCGTTCCAGATTTTGAAGCGCACCAGCCACATCACCATTGTGGTTGCAACCCCAGATGAACTTGTTGCCAAGGCAGCCAAGAAGACCGCGAAGAAAGGTGGCAACTAA
- the rpsC gene encoding 30S ribosomal protein S3 encodes MGQKVNPYGFRLGITTDHVSRWFADSTKKGQRYQDYVTEDIKVRALLTERLDRAGVSRVEIERTRDRVRVDIHTARPGLVIGRRGAEAEAIRADLEKLTNKQIQLNILEVKSPDMDAQLVAQGIAEQLNARVAFRRAMRKGMQGALRQGAKGIRVQCSGRLGGAEMSRTEFYREGRVPLHTLRANIDYGFYEAKTVFGRIGVKVWIYKGDMTNKELAVQQANAPKRPERSDRPRRSPGTEAPVAAASVAAAPAAEKVEA; translated from the coding sequence ATGGGTCAAAAAGTAAACCCATACGGTTTCCGTCTAGGAATCACCACCGATCACGTATCGCGTTGGTTTGCTGACTCAACCAAAAAGGGACAGCGTTACCAGGACTACGTAACCGAGGACATCAAGGTTCGCGCACTACTAACCGAGCGCCTAGACCGCGCTGGTGTGTCACGTGTTGAAATCGAACGTACTCGTGACCGAGTACGCGTTGACATTCACACTGCTCGCCCAGGTCTAGTTATCGGTCGTCGTGGTGCAGAAGCTGAGGCTATCCGCGCTGACCTAGAGAAGCTAACCAACAAGCAGATCCAGTTGAACATCCTTGAGGTTAAGAGCCCAGACATGGATGCACAGCTAGTTGCTCAGGGTATTGCCGAGCAGCTAAACGCACGTGTGGCTTTCCGCCGCGCAATGCGTAAGGGTATGCAGGGTGCACTTCGCCAGGGCGCAAAGGGTATCCGTGTTCAGTGTTCAGGTCGTCTTGGTGGAGCCGAAATGTCTCGCACCGAGTTCTACCGTGAAGGCCGAGTGCCACTACACACCCTCCGTGCCAACATCGACTACGGCTTCTACGAAGCTAAGACCGTTTTCGGTCGTATCGGTGTGAAGGTATGGATCTACAAGGGTGACATGACCAACAAGGAACTTGCTGTGCAGCAGGCGAACGCACCTAAGCGCCCAGAGCGCTCAGACCGTCCTCGTCGCTCACCAGGTACTGAAGCTCCAGTAGCAGCAGCATCAGTTGCAGCAGCTCCAGCAGCAGAAAAGGTTGAGGCTTAA
- the rplC gene encoding 50S ribosomal protein L3, with the protein MSVNRTVKGLLGKKLGMTQVWDENNKLVPVTVVEAGSNVVTQIKNAETDGYEAIQVAYGAIDPRKTTQPLAGHFAKAGVTPRRHIAEIRTADAAEYTVGQELGVETLEVGSKIDVVGTSKGKGFAGHMKRHGFAGVSASHGAHRNHRKPGSIGMSSTPGRVFRGKKMAGRMGSDRVTTMNLTLHAVDAEKGLLIIKGAIPGPKGQLVFVRNAVKGA; encoded by the coding sequence ATGTCTGTAAATAGAACCGTAAAGGGACTTCTGGGTAAGAAGCTCGGCATGACTCAGGTATGGGACGAGAACAACAAGCTTGTTCCTGTGACCGTAGTTGAGGCTGGCTCGAATGTTGTCACCCAGATCAAGAACGCTGAAACCGATGGCTACGAAGCTATCCAGGTTGCATACGGCGCCATCGACCCACGCAAGACCACCCAGCCTCTAGCTGGTCACTTTGCAAAGGCTGGCGTTACTCCTCGTCGTCACATCGCAGAGATCCGCACTGCTGATGCAGCTGAATACACAGTTGGTCAGGAACTTGGTGTTGAGACTCTAGAAGTTGGCTCAAAGATTGACGTAGTCGGTACCTCAAAAGGTAAGGGCTTCGCCGGTCACATGAAGCGTCACGGCTTTGCTGGTGTATCTGCATCTCACGGTGCTCACCGCAACCACCGTAAGCCTGGATCAATTGGTATGTCATCTACACCGGGTCGCGTTTTCCGCGGCAAGAAGATGGCTGGCCGCATGGGTTCAGACCGCGTGACCACCATGAACCTAACTCTTCACGCAGTTGATGCTGAGAAGGGTCTTCTAATCATCAAGGGCGCAATCCCTGGTCCTAAGGGCCAGTTGGTATTCGTTCGCAACGCAGTGAAGGGAGCGTAA